The Eubacteriaceae bacterium Marseille-Q4139 genome has a window encoding:
- a CDS encoding NAD(P)-dependent oxidoreductase, whose protein sequence is MKITVVCANGKAGKLIVKEAMDRGLDVTAVVRGENHSAAEKVIRKDLFELTAADLAGFDAVIDAFGAWTPETLPQHSTSLKHLCDILSGTETRLLVVGGAGSLYVNPEHTVQVMDGPDFPDVFKPLASNMGKALEELRARNDVKWTYVSPAGDFRADGAKIGSYLLGGEELVLNSRGESVISYADYAAAMVDEAVNGNHIHERISVVEA, encoded by the coding sequence ATGAAAATTACAGTTGTTTGTGCAAATGGAAAAGCAGGAAAGCTGATTGTAAAGGAGGCCATGGACAGAGGGCTCGACGTCACGGCAGTCGTGCGGGGGGAGAACCATTCCGCGGCAGAAAAAGTCATCCGGAAGGATCTTTTTGAGCTGACGGCGGCAGACCTTGCCGGCTTTGACGCGGTCATTGATGCTTTTGGCGCATGGACGCCGGAGACGCTCCCACAGCACAGCACGTCCTTAAAGCATCTCTGCGACATCTTAAGCGGAACCGAGACGCGCCTTCTGGTGGTCGGCGGCGCCGGGAGTCTTTATGTAAACCCGGAGCACACCGTGCAGGTCATGGACGGCCCGGACTTCCCCGATGTTTTTAAACCGCTGGCTTCCAATATGGGAAAGGCGCTGGAGGAGCTCCGCGCCAGGAATGATGTGAAATGGACATATGTGAGCCCGGCAGGAGATTTCCGGGCGGACGGCGCGAAGATCGGAAGCTATCTTCTGGGCGGCGAGGAACTGGTGTTAAATTCCCGGGGCGAGAGCGTAATCAGCTACGCAGACTATGCGGCAGCTATGGTGGATGAAGCCGTAAACGGGAACCATATTCATGAGAGAATCTCGGTTGTAGAGGCATAA
- a CDS encoding helix-turn-helix transcriptional regulator, translating to MDKTLPACPVETTLMLISDRWKVLIIRDLLDGTKRFGELKRSVGNVSQKVLTANLRSMEDSGLLTRKVYAEVPPRVEYTLTETGYSLKPILDAMVAWGTEYKRKNA from the coding sequence ATGGATAAAACATTGCCGGCCTGCCCGGTGGAGACAACCCTGATGCTCATCAGCGACCGCTGGAAGGTGCTGATTATCCGGGATCTGCTGGACGGGACAAAGCGGTTCGGGGAGCTAAAGCGCTCCGTCGGAAATGTGTCGCAGAAGGTGCTGACTGCCAACCTGCGTTCGATGGAGGACAGCGGCCTTCTCACAAGAAAGGTTTACGCAGAGGTTCCGCCGCGGGTGGAATATACACTGACGGAGACGGGATACAGCTTAAAGCCGATTCTGGATGCCATGGTGGCGTGGGGGACGGAATATAAGAGAAAAAACGCATAA
- a CDS encoding J domain-containing protein: MAAKRDYYEVLGVSRDAGAAEIKKAYRKLAKKYHPDSNKGDARAEERFKEATEAYDVLSDEEKRKLYDRFGHAAFDGTGAAAGDSAGNAYGGPGGYTEFHFDGNGQDMEDILNHIFGGGFGKTGARGGSFGSSFYGGFGDSGSRHFYGNGFGFDGGSFAQDGDDLAAQVEVSFEEAAFGCKKRISFQGADGKRQSLEVTIPAGIEDGKTLRLKGKGMPGIGGGAPGSLMLKVCVKEKPGYQRDGLDVYTTVSVPFTMAVFGGEVPADTLYGRVLLTIKPGTQSGTKIRLRGKGIVSMNQPGVRGDQYASVEIQVPRDLSAAAKEKLKEFEAACGGSRRGNAA; the protein is encoded by the coding sequence ATGGCAGCAAAGAGAGATTATTACGAGGTTCTCGGCGTCAGCAGGGATGCCGGCGCGGCGGAGATTAAAAAAGCATACAGGAAGCTGGCGAAAAAATACCATCCGGACTCCAACAAAGGGGACGCCCGGGCGGAGGAACGCTTTAAGGAAGCGACGGAAGCCTATGATGTTTTAAGCGACGAGGAAAAGAGGAAGCTTTATGACAGGTTCGGCCATGCCGCCTTTGACGGAACAGGTGCGGCGGCCGGCGACAGTGCAGGAAACGCCTACGGCGGCCCGGGCGGCTATACGGAGTTCCACTTCGACGGGAACGGTCAGGACATGGAAGACATCCTGAACCATATTTTTGGCGGCGGCTTCGGGAAAACGGGTGCCCGCGGCGGTTCCTTCGGCAGCAGCTTCTACGGCGGCTTCGGGGATTCCGGCAGCCGGCATTTTTACGGAAACGGCTTCGGCTTTGACGGCGGTTCCTTTGCACAGGACGGAGATGACCTGGCGGCGCAGGTGGAGGTGAGCTTTGAAGAAGCTGCCTTTGGCTGCAAAAAACGGATCTCCTTCCAGGGGGCAGACGGAAAGCGTCAGTCCCTGGAGGTCACGATTCCTGCGGGGATTGAGGACGGGAAGACCTTGCGGTTAAAAGGAAAAGGAATGCCGGGGATTGGAGGCGGCGCGCCGGGAAGCCTGATGCTCAAGGTGTGCGTAAAGGAGAAGCCGGGGTACCAAAGAGACGGGCTGGATGTTTACACGACGGTTTCCGTGCCCTTTACGATGGCTGTGTTCGGCGGCGAGGTGCCTGCCGATACGCTGTATGGACGCGTGCTATTAACCATAAAGCCGGGCACCCAGTCGGGGACGAAGATCCGGCTGCGCGGAAAGGGAATCGTCTCCATGAACCAGCCGGGCGTGCGCGGCGACCAGTATGCGTCGGTGGAAATCCAGGTTCCGCGGGATTTGAGCGCAGCCGCAAAGGAGAAGCTTAAGGAATTTGAGGCCGCCTGCGGGGGAAGCCGGCGGGGAAATGCGGCATAA
- a CDS encoding DUF4111 domain-containing protein: MEFQDVTDDLITLCRTVLGTALTGVYLHGSMAMGCFHAGQSDLDLLAVTETSLSDSQKRRLMEEIVALNGRGPAKGLEISFLKREFCLPFVYPTPFELHFSPMHLSWFQRDPEDYIRRMNGTDRDLAAHVMILNHFGLALYGAEIAGVFGQVPKEAYLDSIWHDIQTAREDVLREPVYVILNLCRVSAYLSEGLVLSKEAGGRWGLSHLPQAYAPLIFQALSRYGSQTPVPIDMETAQIFADAMLREISACL, encoded by the coding sequence ATGGAATTTCAGGATGTGACCGACGATTTGATTACACTGTGCCGGACTGTCCTCGGGACAGCGCTCACCGGTGTCTATCTCCACGGCTCCATGGCCATGGGCTGTTTTCACGCGGGACAAAGCGATCTGGATCTTCTGGCCGTCACAGAGACTTCCCTCTCTGACAGTCAGAAGCGCCGTCTCATGGAGGAAATTGTGGCCTTAAACGGCCGCGGCCCGGCAAAGGGGCTGGAAATCAGCTTTTTAAAACGGGAATTCTGCCTTCCCTTCGTCTATCCGACGCCCTTTGAGCTCCATTTTTCCCCAATGCACCTGTCATGGTTCCAAAGGGATCCGGAGGACTATATCCGCAGGATGAACGGCACAGACAGGGACCTGGCGGCTCACGTCATGATTTTGAACCACTTTGGGCTTGCTTTATACGGCGCGGAAATTGCCGGTGTTTTCGGCCAGGTTCCAAAGGAGGCCTATCTCGACAGCATCTGGCATGACATCCAGACGGCCAGGGAAGACGTGCTGCGGGAGCCCGTCTACGTGATTTTAAATCTCTGCCGGGTATCGGCGTATCTTTCGGAAGGCCTGGTGCTCTCCAAGGAGGCCGGCGGCCGGTGGGGCCTTTCCCATCTTCCGCAGGCCTATGCCCCGCTGATTTTTCAGGCACTTTCCCGGTACGGCTCACAAACGCCCGTCCCCATCGACATGGAGACGGCTCAGATTTTCGCCGATGCCATGCTCAGGGAAATTTCCGCCTGCCTCTAG
- a CDS encoding DMT family transporter — protein sequence MNQSAKFILAAGVFCASMSSIFFKFMTAPSCVTATYRLGWTVLLLTPAVFLRHRRELLSLKAGELGWCALAGVFLALHFFVWFESLRLTSVASSTVLVCTEVVFAAFGYLIFFGRRIRGIETAAIAVAVFGSVVIAMADGGGSAGEHALAGDLMALAAAGFSALYTLIGVRQRGHMSTTVYTYVLYWASFFTLLVIDILTGTPVLGYGPMDWLMSLCLAVFCTLLGHSIFSWSLKYLSPTYVSTVKLAEPVFAAAAAFVIFAEMPGMLQLAGGIIVLAGVYLYTKNA from the coding sequence ATGAACCAGTCTGCGAAGTTTATTCTTGCGGCAGGCGTGTTCTGCGCCTCCATGTCTTCCATCTTTTTTAAATTCATGACGGCGCCGAGCTGCGTCACGGCCACCTACCGGCTCGGCTGGACAGTCCTTCTTCTGACGCCTGCTGTCTTTTTAAGGCACAGGCGGGAACTTTTGTCCTTAAAAGCGGGAGAGCTAGGCTGGTGCGCCCTGGCCGGCGTCTTTCTGGCGCTGCATTTTTTCGTCTGGTTCGAGTCTCTGCGGCTCACGTCGGTTGCCAGCTCCACGGTGTTAGTCTGTACGGAGGTGGTGTTTGCGGCCTTCGGTTATCTGATCTTTTTTGGCCGCAGGATCCGGGGCATCGAGACGGCTGCCATCGCCGTGGCTGTCTTCGGGAGCGTCGTCATCGCCATGGCGGACGGCGGCGGGAGTGCCGGGGAACATGCCCTGGCCGGAGATCTGATGGCGCTGGCGGCCGCCGGGTTTTCTGCCCTCTATACGTTAATCGGCGTCAGGCAGCGGGGGCATATGAGCACGACGGTCTATACATACGTCCTCTACTGGGCCAGCTTTTTCACACTGCTTGTCATCGACATCCTCACCGGGACGCCAGTGCTTGGCTACGGGCCGATGGACTGGCTCATGAGCCTCTGTCTGGCCGTTTTCTGTACGCTCCTCGGCCACAGCATCTTCAGCTGGAGCCTCAAATACCTGTCCCCGACTTATGTGAGCACGGTGAAGCTTGCGGAGCCGGTGTTTGCGGCGGCAGCGGCATTTGTGATTTTTGCGGAGATGCCCGGCATGCTCCAGCTTGCAGGCGGCATCATTGTCCTGGCGGGCGTGTACCTGTACACGAAAAATGCCTAG
- a CDS encoding AI-2E family transporter, with product MVKPVKKLKKILLIMGITGAVYGGFRYLLPLVIPFLLAYAAALWMRPSVRFIETRFCFRFLGKERRLPVWLIGGAELLLFSALLFWGLYLGGKQLFSEMRLFFERFPDWLLWLDEWLTGICLRAEEALGLKEGRLVGFAGDMVGSLKEAARQSTMPLLMTNSMAILKKAAEALVFLVIFFVAALLCLQEMDDLREKKSRSTFHREFSLMGRRLVTVGNAWLKTQFIILVLTSILCILALFLIGSPYAILFGIGIGLVDALPVLGAGAVLIPWGIVLFAEKAWWQGTVLLVLYAVCYLLRQFLEAKIMGGKVGLSALETLASMYVGLKLFGLVGFLLGPIGYILIEDLVDLYWEKD from the coding sequence ATGGTGAAACCAGTCAAAAAACTGAAGAAAATTTTATTGATAATGGGAATTACGGGCGCGGTCTACGGAGGGTTCCGATACCTCCTGCCCCTCGTAATTCCCTTTTTGCTGGCTTATGCGGCGGCTTTGTGGATGCGGCCGTCGGTGCGGTTCATCGAGACGCGTTTCTGTTTCCGGTTCCTTGGAAAAGAGCGCCGGCTCCCAGTCTGGCTCATCGGCGGGGCCGAGCTTTTGCTTTTTTCGGCGCTTTTGTTCTGGGGGCTTTATCTCGGCGGAAAACAGCTCTTTTCTGAAATGCGTCTGTTCTTTGAGCGGTTCCCGGACTGGCTTCTCTGGCTGGATGAGTGGCTCACGGGCATCTGTCTTCGGGCGGAGGAGGCTCTTGGCCTGAAGGAAGGCCGCCTTGTGGGCTTTGCCGGGGACATGGTCGGGAGTTTAAAGGAGGCGGCCAGGCAGTCCACAATGCCGCTTCTCATGACGAACTCCATGGCGATTTTAAAGAAGGCGGCGGAAGCCCTGGTCTTTCTTGTGATCTTTTTTGTGGCGGCCCTGCTCTGCCTTCAGGAGATGGACGATCTGAGGGAGAAAAAGAGCCGCTCCACCTTCCATCGGGAGTTTTCGCTGATGGGGCGGCGGCTTGTGACGGTGGGCAATGCATGGCTGAAAACGCAGTTCATCATTTTGGTGCTGACGTCCATTCTCTGCATTCTGGCGCTGTTTCTGATCGGCAGCCCTTATGCGATTTTGTTCGGCATCGGCATTGGGCTTGTGGACGCGCTTCCGGTTCTTGGCGCCGGCGCCGTGCTGATTCCCTGGGGAATTGTGCTGTTTGCAGAAAAAGCATGGTGGCAGGGGACTGTGCTTCTCGTGCTTTACGCGGTCTGTTACCTGCTCCGGCAGTTTTTGGAGGCAAAAATCATGGGCGGGAAGGTGGGGCTTTCGGCCCTTGAAACGCTGGCATCCATGTATGTGGGGCTTAAGCTTTTCGGCCTCGTAGGCTTTCTTTTGGGGCCCATCGGCTACATTCTCATTGAGGATCTGGTGGATCTATACTGGGAAAAAGATTGA
- a CDS encoding RluA family pseudouridine synthase: MEEILYADSDILVAVKPAGIESQAARRFEPDMVSRLKRYLVVNKLCTPGKEPYIGVIHRLDKPVSGIMVYGRTKNAAARLSNALQNGKMKKTYTAVVCGKPVNTVDNFVDYLEKTVDGNYSHVVDKGKTGGKRAELSYRLVDTREEAGQILSLLEIRLMTGRHHQIRVQLSSHGLPIYGDRKYGGPERDFPVGTPLALCASKLSFPHPKTGKEMEFSMTPSGGAFEKFFHGE, encoded by the coding sequence ATGGAAGAAATTTTATATGCAGACAGTGATATTCTCGTGGCCGTCAAGCCGGCGGGCATCGAATCCCAGGCCGCCAGGCGGTTCGAGCCGGACATGGTGAGCCGCCTGAAGCGGTACCTTGTTGTAAACAAGTTATGCACACCGGGGAAAGAGCCGTATATCGGAGTTATCCACAGGCTGGACAAGCCGGTTTCCGGCATCATGGTCTACGGAAGGACGAAAAATGCCGCAGCCAGGCTGAGCAACGCCCTTCAAAACGGAAAAATGAAGAAAACATATACGGCTGTCGTATGTGGAAAACCTGTGAATACTGTGGATAACTTTGTGGATTACCTGGAAAAAACGGTGGATGGAAATTATTCACATGTTGTGGATAAGGGGAAAACCGGTGGAAAACGGGCCGAGCTGTCCTACCGGCTCGTGGATACGAGGGAGGAAGCCGGACAGATTTTGAGTCTTCTTGAGATCCGGCTGATGACGGGGCGGCACCACCAGATCCGGGTGCAGTTATCGTCCCACGGCCTTCCGATTTACGGGGACAGAAAGTACGGCGGGCCGGAAAGGGATTTTCCGGTGGGCACTCCGCTTGCCCTCTGCGCGTCGAAGCTTTCCTTCCCTCACCCAAAGACGGGAAAGGAGATGGAATTTTCCATGACGCCTTCCGGCGGCGCCTTTGAAAAATTTTTCCACGGCGAATAA
- a CDS encoding hemolysin III family protein, with protein sequence MKLKIKDPGSALTHFIAMISAIIATAPLLLRAADAPGHLHVAALAVFIVSMILLYAASTAYHTFDISEKVNKLLKKIDHMMIFVLIAGTYTPVCLIVLGNQAGYRLLALVWGIAVSGIIINALWINCPKWFSSLIYIAMGWVCITAISEIVSALPAAAFGWLLAGGIIYTIGGIIYALKLPIFNAKHRFFGSHEIFHLFVMGGSFCHYVMMFGFVAA encoded by the coding sequence ATGAAACTGAAAATCAAAGATCCCGGCAGCGCGCTCACTCATTTTATCGCCATGATTTCTGCCATCATCGCAACGGCGCCCCTGCTTTTAAGAGCCGCAGACGCGCCAGGGCATCTCCATGTGGCGGCCCTCGCTGTTTTTATCGTCAGCATGATCCTGCTTTACGCGGCCAGCACGGCTTACCATACCTTCGATATTTCCGAAAAGGTCAACAAGCTCTTAAAAAAGATTGACCACATGATGATCTTTGTCCTGATCGCGGGCACCTACACGCCGGTCTGCCTGATTGTCCTCGGAAACCAGGCCGGGTACCGGCTTCTGGCCCTTGTCTGGGGCATTGCCGTCTCCGGCATCATCATCAATGCCCTGTGGATCAACTGCCCAAAGTGGTTTTCCTCGCTCATCTACATCGCTATGGGCTGGGTCTGCATCACGGCAATCAGCGAGATCGTCTCCGCCCTGCCTGCGGCGGCCTTCGGATGGCTCCTCGCCGGCGGCATCATTTACACCATCGGCGGCATTATCTATGCGTTAAAGCTTCCGATCTTCAACGCAAAGCACAGGTTTTTCGGCTCCCATGAGATTTTCCATCTGTTCGTCATGGGCGGGAGCTTCTGCCATTATGTGATGATGTTCGGGTTTGTGGCCGCATAG
- a CDS encoding DUF3794 domain-containing protein produces the protein MELVKKHIHMNRRRGNVTSQITLDDDFNVPDSMDDVEELILDSGEIQIESAKNLGEKVAVRGKLNFRVLYRKPDGGLMTLAGTLPFEENVNVPGLKEQDFLQAGWELDDLNIGLINSRKLSVKALVTLKIQAETLYDAEAAVDAEFDGNVEILKKTITVAAIAVRRKDTFRVKEVLTLSGNKPDIDTLLWQDLRLRGVNTKPLDGKIHIDGELMVFAIYAGEGAQAQIQCLEETIPFSGEVELEESVEGMIPFITVRLIHKDMEVNPDADGEMREISVDAVMELDIRLYEEEQAEILNDLYALDREVVPETGEACFDQIAARNTLKNRIQEKVSLENGQRILQICHSDGDVKIDDVQIHDGGIHIDGVLEVRLLYLTADDSSPVGASVTMVPFHAMAEVPGITEDSIYQLEPGLEQLTAVMLGGDSVEIKASVVIDTLVLQPVCAQVILGVREEPLDMEKLKKMPGIVGYIVQPGDSLWKIARKFHTSVDAIMAANDLTDSLIHPGDKLILIKEIREQP, from the coding sequence ATGGAACTTGTGAAAAAGCATATCCATATGAACAGGCGGCGCGGGAATGTCACGTCCCAGATCACCCTGGACGACGATTTCAACGTGCCGGATTCCATGGACGATGTGGAGGAGCTGATTTTGGACAGCGGCGAAATTCAGATAGAATCAGCAAAAAATCTCGGCGAGAAGGTGGCCGTCAGGGGAAAGCTGAATTTCCGCGTTCTCTACCGGAAGCCGGACGGCGGCCTCATGACCTTGGCCGGGACACTTCCCTTTGAGGAAAATGTCAATGTGCCGGGGCTTAAGGAGCAGGACTTTCTCCAGGCCGGATGGGAATTGGACGACTTAAACATCGGCCTGATCAACTCGAGAAAATTAAGCGTCAAGGCTCTTGTGACCCTGAAAATCCAGGCGGAGACGCTCTACGACGCCGAAGCGGCCGTGGATGCGGAATTCGACGGGAATGTGGAAATTTTAAAGAAAACCATCACGGTGGCGGCCATTGCCGTGAGGCGGAAGGACACCTTCCGCGTGAAAGAAGTGCTGACGCTTTCGGGAAACAAGCCGGACATCGACACGCTGCTCTGGCAGGATCTCCGCCTGCGGGGCGTGAACACGAAGCCGTTAGACGGGAAAATCCATATCGACGGGGAGTTAATGGTATTCGCCATCTACGCCGGCGAAGGCGCCCAGGCCCAGATTCAGTGCTTAGAGGAGACCATCCCGTTTTCCGGAGAAGTGGAGTTAGAGGAGTCCGTGGAGGGGATGATCCCGTTTATCACCGTGCGGCTCATACATAAAGACATGGAAGTGAATCCCGACGCCGACGGGGAAATGCGGGAAATTTCCGTGGACGCCGTCATGGAGCTTGACATCCGGCTTTACGAGGAAGAACAGGCGGAGATTTTAAACGATCTCTATGCCCTCGACAGAGAGGTGGTGCCGGAGACCGGCGAGGCCTGCTTCGACCAGATCGCCGCCAGGAATACGTTAAAAAACAGGATCCAGGAGAAGGTGAGCCTGGAAAACGGCCAGCGGATTTTGCAGATCTGCCACAGCGACGGCGATGTGAAAATTGACGACGTACAGATTCATGACGGCGGCATCCATATCGACGGCGTCCTGGAAGTGCGCCTTCTCTACCTGACGGCCGACGACAGCTCGCCGGTGGGCGCCTCCGTAACCATGGTGCCGTTTCACGCCATGGCCGAGGTGCCGGGCATCACCGAAGACAGCATCTACCAGCTGGAACCCGGCTTAGAACAGCTTACGGCCGTCATGCTTGGCGGCGACAGCGTGGAAATCAAGGCCTCCGTCGTCATTGACACCCTTGTCCTCCAGCCGGTCTGCGCCCAGGTGATTTTAGGCGTCCGGGAAGAGCCGTTAGACATGGAAAAGCTTAAAAAAATGCCGGGCATCGTCGGCTACATCGTGCAGCCCGGCGACTCCCTCTGGAAGATTGCCAGGAAATTCCACACAAGCGTAGACGCGATCATGGCCGCCAATGACCTGACCGACAGCCTGATCCATCCGGGAGATAAGTTGATTTTAATCAAAGAAATCCGGGAACAGCCATAA
- a CDS encoding tRNA 2-thiocytidine biosynthesis protein TtcA: MEASGREDALQRTRDIERSIIKRFRKEIWRPFVRALNDYDMIKEGDNIAVCISGGKDSMLLAKCMQEILRHGKMEFGLKFLVMDPGYAPENRALIEENAKTLGIPIHIFQSEIFDVVVDVDDSPCYLCARMRRGYLYSNAKKLGCNKIALGHHFDDVIETILMSMLYGAQVNTMMPKLHSTNFEGMELIRPLYLVKEADILAWKDYNHLRFLQCACRFTEAAARENEEEKSKRQEMKKLIAGFRKTNPYIETNIFKSVENVNLDACIGYVKHGERHNFLEEY; this comes from the coding sequence ATGGAAGCTTCAGGAAGAGAAGACGCCCTTCAGAGGACAAGGGACATCGAGCGCAGCATCATCAAGCGGTTCCGGAAGGAAATCTGGCGGCCGTTCGTGCGGGCGCTCAACGATTATGACATGATAAAGGAAGGCGACAACATTGCTGTCTGCATTTCCGGCGGAAAGGACTCGATGCTGCTTGCAAAATGCATGCAGGAGATCCTGCGCCACGGGAAAATGGAATTCGGCTTAAAATTCCTTGTGATGGATCCCGGCTATGCGCCGGAAAACAGGGCGCTGATCGAGGAAAACGCAAAAACCCTGGGAATCCCAATCCATATTTTCCAGTCGGAAATCTTCGACGTGGTGGTGGATGTGGACGATTCACCATGCTATCTCTGTGCCAGGATGCGCCGCGGCTACCTGTATTCCAATGCGAAAAAGCTCGGCTGCAACAAGATCGCCCTGGGCCATCATTTTGACGATGTCATCGAGACGATTCTCATGAGCATGCTCTACGGCGCCCAGGTCAACACCATGATGCCAAAGCTCCACAGCACGAATTTCGAGGGCATGGAGTTAATCCGCCCGCTGTATCTCGTGAAGGAGGCCGACATCCTGGCCTGGAAGGACTACAACCATCTGCGGTTCCTCCAGTGCGCCTGCCGGTTCACCGAGGCGGCCGCCAGGGAAAACGAAGAGGAAAAATCCAAGCGCCAGGAGATGAAAAAGTTAATCGCCGGCTTCCGGAAGACCAATCCGTACATCGAGACCAACATCTTTAAAAGCGTGGAAAACGTCAATCTGGACGCCTGCATCGGCTATGTAAAGCACGGGGAGCGCCACAATTTCCTGGAGGAATACTAG
- a CDS encoding protease complex subunit PrcB family protein: protein MFGKWNLKWKKPGRRATAAFGIVAILAAVCIGFTGCRSENNADEKIRDLDFTVIGENEIPAELADIIAQKREKPFKLTYADGSDMYIVVGEGPQKGGGFSVAVKELYVTENSIVIRTELIGPEKDEASGADMSYPVLVVKTQFMEEPVVFR from the coding sequence ATGTTTGGAAAGTGGAACTTAAAATGGAAAAAGCCGGGAAGAAGGGCGACAGCGGCCTTTGGCATTGTGGCGATCCTGGCGGCCGTCTGCATCGGCTTTACCGGCTGCCGGTCGGAGAACAATGCAGACGAAAAAATCCGCGATCTGGATTTTACGGTAATCGGCGAAAATGAAATTCCGGCAGAGCTTGCCGACATCATCGCCCAGAAGCGGGAAAAACCGTTCAAGCTTACATACGCCGACGGAAGCGACATGTACATCGTAGTTGGCGAAGGGCCGCAGAAAGGCGGCGGCTTCAGCGTTGCCGTGAAAGAGCTGTATGTGACGGAAAATTCCATCGTGATCCGGACAGAGCTCATCGGGCCGGAAAAAGACGAGGCCTCCGGCGCGGACATGTCCTACCCGGTACTCGTGGTAAAGACGCAGTTCATGGAAGAGCCGGTGGTGTTCCGGTAA
- a CDS encoding type II toxin-antitoxin system HicB family antitoxin — MTFIYPAVFTPHKDDKGYHAAFPDLECCEVDGPDLEDAIENAREAAYNWIMVELEEEECDLPFASHEDDIHLEEGQFIRRILVTIKLLPDND; from the coding sequence ATGACATTCATATACCCTGCGGTCTTCACCCCGCACAAAGACGACAAAGGCTACCACGCCGCTTTCCCGGATCTGGAATGCTGCGAGGTGGACGGGCCGGATCTGGAGGACGCCATCGAAAACGCCAGGGAGGCGGCCTATAACTGGATTATGGTGGAGCTGGAGGAGGAAGAGTGCGACCTTCCCTTTGCCAGCCATGAAGACGACATCCATTTAGAGGAAGGGCAGTTTATAAGGCGGATCCTCGTAACCATCAAGCTTTTGCCGGATAACGACTAG
- the spoIIID gene encoding sporulation transcriptional regulator SpoIIID translates to MKEYIEERAIQIANYIIDENATVRQTAKKFGISKSTVHKDVTDRLIHINPTLAAEARVVLDINKAERHIRGGLATKEKYQHQLQACSTTKP, encoded by the coding sequence ATGAAAGAATATATCGAAGAGCGGGCAATCCAGATTGCCAATTATATTATTGATGAGAATGCGACGGTGCGGCAGACGGCGAAGAAGTTTGGGATATCTAAGAGTACGGTACATAAGGACGTCACCGACCGCCTCATCCACATCAACCCGACCCTCGCCGCCGAGGCCCGCGTCGTTTTGGACATCAACAAGGCCGAGCGCCATATCCGCGGCGGCCTGGCGACGAAGGAGAAGTACCAGCACCAGCTCCAGGCATGCAGCACAACAAAACCGTAA
- a CDS encoding LysR family transcriptional regulator, with translation MDLREQKYVCTLAECGSLTKAAERLFISQPALSIYITNLEKNLGLPLFERKGKRFVLTFAGECYVKKAAQMLKLEQEFNSEIYDIACKTAGRLRLGISQRRGSWFLPPVIAEYEEKWPQVDLVIREGNLTVINEMLKKGELDMIILNKSDVTGNMETEILFEEEFLMAVPVRHPINEMAEYVPGEKYRKLSPEHLNGQTLILHTPMQSSRHVEDVILKRHHVTPGRIRIFRSMETALQMAAEGLGISFIREGYAVNLKYKKPVNFYIMDTENHKRAVVAAYKKGMELPDYMQGMVDILKSHGERFLTA, from the coding sequence ATGGATTTGCGGGAACAGAAATATGTATGCACCCTGGCGGAATGCGGCAGCCTGACAAAGGCGGCGGAACGGCTCTTCATCTCTCAGCCGGCCTTAAGCATCTACATCACAAACCTGGAGAAAAATCTCGGCCTCCCCCTGTTTGAGCGGAAGGGGAAACGGTTCGTGCTGACCTTTGCCGGGGAATGCTATGTGAAAAAGGCCGCCCAGATGTTAAAGCTGGAACAGGAATTCAACAGCGAAATCTACGACATCGCCTGCAAAACTGCCGGCCGCCTGCGGCTCGGCATCTCCCAGCGCCGCGGTTCCTGGTTTCTCCCGCCTGTCATTGCCGAGTACGAGGAAAAATGGCCCCAGGTGGACCTGGTGATCCGCGAGGGGAACCTGACGGTCATCAACGAGATGCTGAAAAAAGGCGAGCTGGACATGATTATTCTCAATAAAAGCGACGTGACCGGGAATATGGAGACGGAAATCCTGTTTGAGGAAGAATTCCTGATGGCCGTCCCTGTCCGCCATCCCATCAACGAGATGGCCGAGTACGTCCCCGGAGAAAAATACCGCAAGCTGAGCCCGGAACACCTAAACGGCCAGACGCTGATCCTGCACACGCCCATGCAGAGCAGCCGCCATGTGGAAGACGTTATTTTAAAACGCCACCATGTGACGCCGGGACGCATCCGCATCTTCCGCAGCATGGAAACTGCTCTCCAGATGGCGGCCGAAGGCCTCGGCATCAGCTTCATCCGCGAAGGCTACGCCGTCAACCTCAAATATAAAAAGCCTGTCAATTTTTACATCATGGATACGGAAAACCACAAAAGAGCCGTTGTCGCGGCCTACAAAAAGGGCATGGAGCTGCCCGATTACATGCAGGGCATGGTGGACATTTTAAAAAGCCACGGCGAGCGTTTCCTGACAGCTTAA